From the Bacillota bacterium genome, the window CAAATTGGGCTCTCGCAGCGTACTCGAGCTTACGAGGGGCTGCACGGAAGACATTAGGATAGGAGGGATTCAAAGATGAGCGTGTTTTTGACCGTTGCGTCGGGGCTTTTTGCAGCTGCCTCAGGTATGCTTTACGCAGCAGTTATGCCCTTCCACGCAAAGGAGCTTGGGGCGCCGGCGTGGGTAGTTACGTCGTTGCCAATGGGTCTCCCGTCTATCCTGTCATTGGTTCTCCTGTTGCCTATCGCCATATTCGCCGACAAGACGGGAAAGAGAAAGGAAATTCTGGTCGTTGCGTTAGTGTTAACGTTACTGGCAAACATAGGCCTTGCTTTGGCTGGCTCATGGGTCGCACTCACACTATGGAGGCTCGTATCAGGGATACCTTTTGCCTTCATGTCACTCTTTGCCTTACTGATAGCGTTCATGCTTCCCGCAGACAGACGCGGAATGGCCGTGGGTCTCGGGATGGGCGGCTCGATGCTGGGGATGGGGATCTTTCAAGCCATGAGCGGTTACCTGCTTGAAGTAGTCGGAGGCTACAGAGGTCTTTACTACCTTGCGGCTGCGTTAGCCGGACTCGCGATTCTTCTTCTGCTTCCCGTAAGGGCTCCCGTTGTAAAGAGCCCGACCGGAATCTCCGGAAGGGATATTGCTGAGGTACTAACGAATAGAAACATCTTATGGACCGGATTTACCCTGTGCGTATACCTCATCGGATGGCAAATGATGTATGGCTCTTTCCCGATAGTTCTCACCGGCGTACTTGCTGTGCCTATCGAGCTGCAAACGGTGTTTTTTGCCGTGGCGTCTGTCATGCTTGGATTCGGAACTTTCATTTGGGGTCCGGTTATCGACAAGATAGGAGCGAGAAAGGCTCTTTTCGCAGGTCTGATGATGTCCACGATAGCGACGTTCGTACTTAAGCCGCTATCAGCTAAGATGTGGCCGTACGTGATCCTTTTCTGGGTGGCAACATTAGGAGGGGTTGCCGGCGCCCCGGGAGCGTCAACGGTTGCAACGAAGAGTGTGAGGCTAGAGGTGGCGACGTTGGCCATGAACATGACGTTTTTGTTCGTCATGCTGCCCGGGATTGTTGGAGGGGTCGTCGCTGGACCTTTGCTCAGCGGATTGGGCGTGGGCGGGATGTTGCTTGTCGCAGCTATAGTGCAGCTAATTGGTGCTGTTATGACGCTTAGAGTACCTGAAATGTAGATATCAAGCCGGATTCCAATGGAAACCCGGTGCTGAGCTGGCCAGACCAATCACTTTGCTCGTGACGCTCGTCCCTGCGCTGTTCTCTGGCTTGACGAGGTTCCCGGTCTCGCTCCTTGAGGGTGGCAACCGGCACGGACTGTCGGGTGACCAGAAGTACGAGGAACGGTTTAAGGCGTGGATGTCTCGTGCCAATGTGCGCTTCGCGAATCCGGAGGTGGAGAAGAGCTTCAAGCAGCGCGTGCAGCGGATCAAAGACGTGGTGGAACTGAAAAAGCCTGACCGCATCCCTGTGTGCCCGAATATCGGGTTTTTCCCCGCGAAGTACGCGGGCATCAGGGCCCGGGAGGCCATGTACGACTACGAGAAGCTGGGCGCCGCCTGGAAGAAGTATCACAAGGAGTTTCTGCCCGATTCCCTGGCCAGTTGCATGCTGGCGACGCCGGGCAAGGTCTACGAGATACTTGACTACCGACCTTTTCCAGTTCTACTGGCCGACGCTCAAGGCAGTGCTCCTGGGGCTTATTGCCGAAGGGCTGGTACCCTGGCTCTTCGTGGAGGGCAGCTACAACCAGCGGCTGGACTTCCTTGCCGATCCGGACCTCCCCCGCGGCCGGATAGTCTGGATGTTCGACCAGACCGACATGGTCAGGGTCAAGGAGGTGTTGGGCGGGGTTGCCTGCTTCGCCGGTAACGTGCCGGTTACCATACTCAAGACGGGGACTCCGGAGGAGGTCAGGCAGTACGTGAGGGACCTCATCGAGAAAGTGGGGCAGGACGGCGGCTTCATCCTCACGACTGGCGGGGTGGTGGACGACGCGGAGCCCGAGAACTTCCGGGCGATGATCGAGGCCGGCAAGGAGTACGGTGTGTACCGTTGACCGGTGGGCGGCGGAGGGGAGCAGTGAAGTGGGGGAGGGCCCGGTGTACCCGGCAGGGCTCGCCGCCGCTGCGCGGGGCTCCTGCTCGGGGCGCCGGCCGTCCCTTCGCTGCTGGTGGACCGTCGGGGCTCTCGGCTCAGGACAGTGGCCGCGGTGGCAGGTGCAGCGCGCCCATCCGACGAAGAGGGGCAGTTGGCCCGATGCGTCAGCCGCGGTGTCGCCGGGCGGGCGGCACGGGGCTCGGTTGCGCGGGAGAGGGGGAGGTGGAGCGCTTGCTGATCGTCGGTGAGAGGATCAATACCAGCAGAAAGGGTGTGGCGGCGCTCGTTTCTGGGCGGGATGCCGGAGCCGTAGTCCGGGAGGCTGTCCGGCAGCGAGAGGCCGGGGCCGACTTCATCGACGTGAACGCGGGCACGTTACTTGCGGATGAGCCGGAGGCGCTCCGCTGGCTGGTGACCACCGTCCGGGGGGCGCTCGACGTGCCGCTATGTGTTGACAGTCCCAATCCGGAAGCCATGGCGGCTGCCCTTGAGGTGCACCAGGGCAAGGCGCTGCTTAACTCCATAACTGCCGAGCGGGAACGCTTCCGTGCGGTGCTCCCGTTGGTGAAGCGGTACGGGTGCGGGGTGGTGGCGCTTTGTCTGGACGATTCCGGGATGCCGTCTTCGGCTGAGGAGGCGGTGCAAAAGGGCAGCCGGCTGGTCGAGGACCTGCTGGAGGCAGGGGTTCCTGTTGAGGACATCTACGTGGATCCCCTGGTGCGCCCGGTGAGCACCGATTCCCGGGCAGGGGTGGCGGTGGTGGAAGCCATCCGCATCCTGCGGGAGAAGTACCCGGGGGTGCACACCATTTGCGGCCTGAGCAACGTCTCCTTCGGGCTGCCCCAGCGCCGGCTGCTGAACCGGGCTTTTCTGGTGGCGGCGAGACCGCCGGCCTTGATGCGGTGATCCTTGATCCGCTCGATGCGGGGCTGATGGCGCTCCTGAGGGCGGCCGAGGCGGTGCTGGGCCGCGACCAGTACTGCGGCCGGTACCTGCGTGCGTACCGCGAGGGGCGGTTGGCGCAAGTTTGAAGGGGTGGTTTGGGGCGGCTGTTACGCAGTCCGTTGGGTTGTCGAGTTCGTCGTGGGCCGGCTGGCGGGAGGTTCGGTCTTGACCGGTTACGAGCGCGTGCGGGTTGCGCTCGCGGGGCAGCGCCCTGACAGAGTGCCGGTGGGAGAATTCGCGCTGCCGCCTACCCTGGCGGCTGCTCTGCTGGGCAGGGGAGCGGAGCAGGTGCCGGAAGGGGGACCTGCTAGCTGGCGCGTGGTGGAGGAGGCCGTGAGCGTTCTCGGGCTGGATGCGGTGGGGGTGGTGGCGGGTGCGGGTGGGTCGGGATCTGCCGGAGGGGGGTTGACGGGACCGGCGTGGCCCGAGGAAGTTGGTTACTGGGCGGGCCGTGACCTTTTCGTGTGGGCCGTTGTTGACGGGCCCTGGCAGGGCCTGGCCGCGGCGGTGGGATGGTCGCAGGCCCTGTTATTCCTGTCCGGGAGGAATGGTCCCGCCGGGCCCGGGGCGGTGGCCGAGGCGGAGGGGCTGTTACTGCTGCAACTCGACCGGACCCTGGCGGAGGTTGGGCGGGCTCTGGAAGCTGGGGCCGACGGGGTGGTGCTGGGGGAGGACGTGGCGTATGCGGGCGGCCTGTTCCTGCCTCCTTCTGTGATCAGAGAGCGGTTGTGGCCGCTCTGGCATGAGGTAGTGCGGTACTGTTCGGGGGCGCGCACGGCCAGGGGCGACCGGCCGCTTGTGTGTTTTCACAGCGATGGGAGCGTTGAGGATCTGCTGCTTCTCATCCGGGAAGCGAGGTTCGACGCCGTGCACTCCCTGGAGCCGGAGGAGGGGATGGACGCGGCGCGGCTGGTGGGGGTGTACCGCGGGCAGTTGGGCCTGTGGGGTGGGCTTTCCGTGGATCTTCTCGTGCGTGGCAC encodes:
- a CDS encoding uroporphyrinogen decarboxylase family protein; translation: MTTDLFQFYWPTLKAVLLGLIAEGLVPWLFVEGSYNQRLDFLADPDLPRGRIVWMFDQTDMVRVKEVLGGVACFAGNVPVTILKTGTPEEVRQYVRDLIEKVGQDGGFILTTGGVVDDAEPENFRAMIEAGKEYGVYR
- a CDS encoding MFS transporter; translated protein: MSVFLTVASGLFAAASGMLYAAVMPFHAKELGAPAWVVTSLPMGLPSILSLVLLLPIAIFADKTGKRKEILVVALVLTLLANIGLALAGSWVALTLWRLVSGIPFAFMSLFALLIAFMLPADRRGMAVGLGMGGSMLGMGIFQAMSGYLLEVVGGYRGLYYLAAALAGLAILLLLPVRAPVVKSPTGISGRDIAEVLTNRNILWTGFTLCVYLIGWQMMYGSFPIVLTGVLAVPIELQTVFFAVASVMLGFGTFIWGPVIDKIGARKALFAGLMMSTIATFVLKPLSAKMWPYVILFWVATLGGVAGAPGASTVATKSVRLEVATLAMNMTFLFVMLPGIVGGVVAGPLLSGLGVGGMLLVAAIVQLIGAVMTLRVPEM
- a CDS encoding uroporphyrinogen decarboxylase family protein — translated: MTGYERVRVALAGQRPDRVPVGEFALPPTLAAALLGRGAEQVPEGGPASWRVVEEAVSVLGLDAVGVVAGAGGSGSAGGGLTGPAWPEEVGYWAGRDLFVWAVVDGPWQGLAAAVGWSQALLFLSGRNGPAGPGAVAEAEGLLLLQLDRTLAEVGRALEAGADGVVLGEDVAYAGGLFLPPSVIRERLWPLWHEVVRYCSGARTARGDRPLVCFHSDGSVEDLLLLIREARFDAVHSLEPEEGMDAARLVGVYRGQLGLWGGLSVDLLVRGTPDRLIQEGKRLARAGSAGGLMVGTSSGVVPQGVSAGNLLAAYRAVTARAGEEDLPCP